The nucleotide sequence AAGTTtggggaagaaaatgtggaagatgaaactcaaaagaaacatatgGTCTcaacttttcctccctctttccctacaGCTGATCAACTGGCAGAGGGGCAGCTCCTGTGGGTCGGTGATGTTGCCAATACCCTTCTGATGAATGGCATGGAACTGGTAGACAACCAGCTGGTGCTGCCATCCACTGGGCTCTACTTGGTCTACTCCCAGCTCCTTTACAAGGGCAGCCAGTGTGGCAAAGAATCCCTGGTCCTCACTCACAAAATCTCCCGGTTTACACTCTCCTACCAAAAGAAGGTCACCCTCCTGGCTAACATCAGGAGCTCGTGCCGGAAGGCGGCAGAAGACGATGGGGAGCCCAGCGCCTGGTATGAACCAGTGTACCTAGCTGGCGTCTTCCAGCTCACCGAAGGCGATAAGCTTGTTGTTGACACCAACTATCCCGAGAATCTCGACTTTGCTGAGCCTGGCCAGCTGTATTTTGGGGCCATTGCCCtttgagagaagaaagggagtcATACCCCTGCTCCCACACCCTCTCCTTGTCCCTCACTCACCTTTATCAGTCTTCATGTCCCTTGAGTGCCTCCCTTTTCTGGGCCTGAAAAGTGGTTTAAAGACTGGGAACAAGAAATTAGAACAATCTAGAATATgacaaagaacaatgaaaaaataaggGTCAGAAGAGTCGAGCTAGTAATGTCCCCTG is from Trichosurus vulpecula isolate mTriVul1 chromosome 7, mTriVul1.pri, whole genome shotgun sequence and encodes:
- the TNF gene encoding tumor necrosis factor, with the protein product MSTESMIRDLELAEEALKRKARGPLGLGRCLCLTLISSFLLAGATVLFCLLHFGVIGPQKEQESTDTFLDMKPLTQRVRSLQNESAKPVAHLIADQLAEGQLLWVGDVANTLLMNGMELVDNQLVLPSTGLYLVYSQLLYKGSQCGKESLVLTHKISRFTLSYQKKVTLLANIRSSCRKAAEDDGEPSAWYEPVYLAGVFQLTEGDKLVVDTNYPENLDFAEPGQLYFGAIAL